A genomic segment from Streptomyces sp. NBC_01233 encodes:
- a CDS encoding YbaK/EbsC family protein gives MRAPIGPFDNAVPAPDCLADLVQPVADAVGGWTGDVPAEQILYVDTDPAIADTGAFVAHYGQELLGQSANCVVVAAKRGGATTLAACLVPSAGRVDVNGAVRRHLGARKVSFAAMETAVELTGMEYGGITPLGLPDGWPLLVDPVVADMPYVLVGSGRRRGKLIAPGKLFAELPGAELIEGLAP, from the coding sequence ATGCGCGCTCCCATCGGGCCCTTCGACAACGCGGTGCCCGCTCCCGACTGCCTCGCGGATCTCGTCCAGCCCGTCGCCGATGCGGTCGGAGGCTGGACCGGGGACGTCCCGGCCGAGCAGATCCTTTACGTGGACACCGACCCGGCCATCGCCGACACTGGCGCCTTCGTCGCGCACTACGGGCAGGAGCTGCTCGGTCAGTCGGCGAACTGCGTGGTGGTCGCCGCCAAGCGCGGCGGCGCGACCACCCTCGCGGCCTGCCTCGTGCCCTCCGCCGGCCGGGTCGACGTGAACGGCGCCGTCCGGCGTCACCTGGGCGCGCGGAAGGTGTCCTTCGCGGCGATGGAGACGGCCGTGGAGCTGACGGGCATGGAGTACGGCGGCATCACCCCGCTGGGTCTGCCGGACGGCTGGCCGCTCCTGGTGGACCCGGTGGTCGCCGACATGCCGTACGTGCTCGTCGGCAGCGGACGCCGACGCGGCAAGCTCATCGCGCCCGGGAAACTGTTCGCGGAACTCCCCGGCGCCGAGCTCATCGAGGGCCTCGCACCCTGA
- a CDS encoding anhydro-N-acetylmuramic acid kinase — protein sequence MRVVGLMSGTSYDAIDAAACDLEVRGGDGALHLTPLELGLPAAAKEAYAFAVLGYLTLHGLPGNVPGCTGAAGSRVLGSITPGSRPLRLPTAPTPAPRSLSVRAPARR from the coding sequence ATGAGGGTGGTCGGCCTGATGTCGGGGACCTCGTACGACGCCATCGACGCCGCGGCCTGCGACCTTGAAGTCCGGGGCGGGGACGGCGCGCTGCACCTCACCCCGCTGGAACTCGGGCTGCCGGCCGCGGCGAAGGAGGCGTACGCGTTCGCGGTGCTGGGATACCTCACCCTGCACGGCCTCCCCGGCAACGTGCCCGGGTGCACCGGAGCCGCCGGCTCCCGCGTCCTCGGGTCGATCACCCCGGGCAGCCGCCCGCTCCGGCTGCCCACGGCGCCGACTCCTGCCCCCCGCTCCCTGTCCGTACGGGCCCCGGCGCGGCGCTGA
- a CDS encoding MFS transporter, producing the protein MTSTDLIPAPPRPAARRALLAGSAGNLVEWYEFGVYGCFATVIAANFFTPHAGAGAGAAGGAEALIATYASFALAFFFRPVGALLFGRLGDRLGRRPTLVLVIGLMTLATTLIGLLPTRDTVGAAAPWLLTLLRVLQGLSAGGEFGGAVSLMTEYAPPGRRGLYGAWQSFTVALGLLAGAATAAGLAVVLPAQALYAWGWRIPFLLALPLGMVALWLRTALEEPPGAPPAKAGSGARGGEVPPGGRLQARAVVLGIGRITGWSAAGYTFLVVLPSHLQSTLGASFRDALLATTLVNLGFAASILPAGLLSDRFGRRPVMLGGALGIVVLAHPLLRLLQSPGTSVQARAVAVLAAGALVGLLAGPGPAMLAEMFPRRVRCTGLGLAYSLANAVFSGCAGLVITAWTARTGDTAIPAHYAAGACAISPLALLTLRGNDHREPLR; encoded by the coding sequence GTGACCTCGACCGACCTGATCCCGGCGCCGCCCCGCCCCGCCGCCCGCCGGGCCCTGCTCGCCGGTTCGGCCGGCAACCTCGTCGAGTGGTACGAGTTCGGCGTCTACGGCTGCTTCGCCACCGTCATCGCGGCCAACTTCTTCACCCCGCACGCGGGCGCAGGAGCGGGGGCCGCGGGCGGTGCCGAGGCGCTGATCGCCACGTACGCCTCGTTCGCACTCGCCTTCTTCTTCCGCCCCGTCGGCGCCCTGCTCTTCGGGCGTCTCGGCGACCGTCTCGGCCGCCGCCCCACCCTCGTCCTCGTCATCGGCCTCATGACGCTCGCCACCACCCTGATCGGGCTCCTCCCCACGCGGGACACCGTCGGCGCGGCGGCCCCCTGGCTCCTCACGCTCCTGCGCGTACTCCAAGGCCTCTCCGCGGGCGGGGAGTTCGGTGGCGCCGTGTCCCTGATGACGGAGTACGCGCCGCCGGGCCGGCGAGGTCTCTACGGCGCGTGGCAGTCCTTCACCGTCGCCCTCGGCCTGCTGGCCGGCGCCGCTACGGCTGCCGGCCTGGCGGTGGTCCTGCCCGCCCAAGCCCTGTACGCGTGGGGGTGGCGGATCCCGTTCCTGCTGGCCCTGCCCCTCGGAATGGTCGCGCTGTGGCTGCGCACGGCGCTGGAGGAGCCGCCGGGGGCGCCCCCGGCCAAGGCCGGTTCCGGGGCCCGCGGCGGCGAAGTGCCGCCCGGCGGCCGGTTGCAGGCCCGTGCCGTCGTACTCGGCATCGGGCGGATCACGGGCTGGTCGGCGGCCGGCTACACGTTCCTCGTGGTCTTGCCGTCCCACCTCCAGTCCACGCTGGGAGCCTCCTTCCGGGACGCCCTGCTGGCCACCACGCTCGTCAACCTCGGGTTCGCCGCCTCGATCCTGCCCGCAGGGCTGCTCAGCGACCGGTTCGGGCGGCGCCCGGTCATGCTCGGCGGCGCGCTCGGGATCGTCGTACTCGCCCACCCCCTCCTGCGCCTCCTCCAGTCCCCCGGAACATCCGTGCAGGCGCGGGCAGTTGCCGTGCTGGCCGCGGGCGCGCTCGTCGGCCTGCTGGCCGGACCGGGGCCGGCCATGCTGGCCGAGATGTTCCCGCGGCGCGTGCGCTGCACCGGGCTCGGACTGGCCTACTCCCTGGCCAACGCGGTGTTCTCCGGCTGCGCCGGCCTCGTCATCACCGCATGGACCGCCAGGACGGGAGACACCGCCATCCCCGCCCACTACGCCGCGGGCGCCTGCGCCATCAGCCCACTCGCGCTGCTGACCCTGCGCGGGAACGACCACCGGGAGCCCCTGCGATGA
- a CDS encoding C40 family peptidase, translating to MTGHADPANAAAPYGVRAVEVAASKQGSPYAYGATGPKRFDCSGLTLYAFKKAGKRLPRTADQQYEHTRHIPKSDRATGDLVFFPRGATMAHVGIYAGQDRIWHAPRPGTFVRLERIWSTEVRYGRAT from the coding sequence TTGACCGGTCACGCGGACCCGGCCAACGCGGCCGCACCGTACGGCGTCAGAGCCGTCGAGGTGGCGGCCTCCAAACAGGGCTCGCCGTACGCCTACGGCGCCACCGGGCCCAAACGCTTCGACTGCTCAGGGTTGACCCTCTACGCCTTCAAGAAGGCCGGCAAACGTCTTCCACGCACAGCCGACCAGCAGTACGAGCACACCCGCCACATCCCCAAGTCCGACCGCGCGACCGGCGACCTGGTCTTCTTCCCCCGCGGCGCGACCATGGCCCACGTCGGCATCTACGCAGGCCAGGACAGGATCTGGCACGCTCCACGCCCCGGCACCTTCGTGCGTCTGGAGCGGATCTGGAGCACAGAGGTCCGTTATGGACGCGCCACCTGA
- a CDS encoding DUF6355 family natural product biosynthesis protein: MHIRRLATALLSAGLMLAGGLVAATPATADPCGYFATGSDSYYNHCTNDGSRVIIEVEVFGPNYEKCVAPGKTWLGSRSKVSNARYAGRTC; the protein is encoded by the coding sequence GTGCATATTCGCCGCCTCGCCACCGCCCTGTTGTCCGCCGGCCTGATGCTCGCAGGCGGGCTGGTCGCCGCCACGCCGGCCACCGCCGATCCGTGCGGGTACTTCGCCACGGGCTCCGATTCGTACTACAACCACTGCACGAACGACGGCTCCCGGGTCATCATCGAGGTCGAGGTGTTCGGACCCAATTACGAGAAGTGCGTGGCCCCCGGCAAGACGTGGCTCGGATCGCGCAGCAAGGTGAGCAACGCCCGGTACGCCGGACGCACCTGCTGA
- a CDS encoding PP2C family protein-serine/threonine phosphatase — protein MPESDGLEARLRAMEEALEQVGTSFVERETWRELAGFVFRTPCDAAAVELIGHGARNERVAAAGATDLLDGPATEISPAVRALDEGHPVHAYTGRGTEGPVQLISVPLIGRGELYGRLLAARAHGGFSDHETATLHFAARLACMHVGHARRQAATEKIALDLQRALVAEPGRPHPNLEVASRYLPVGASALVGGDWFETVRLHFGRTLLVVGDVMGHGLEAAVDMNAYRSLLRDVASTDLAPHRVLRQLDALSAADDSRRPATCLLVRVDPARGTAVYASAGHLPPAVFTGDGPGGLLKVPVGPPLGTGIGGYEAVALPITADQTIVLYTDGLVERRGEDIDTSLARLAALRMTAGAGVSDVVDAVCSGLDAQQAEDDVAVLAARLRPRTSHGATG, from the coding sequence GTGCCGGAATCGGATGGCTTGGAGGCACGCCTGCGCGCGATGGAAGAGGCACTCGAACAGGTCGGCACGTCCTTCGTCGAGCGGGAGACCTGGCGGGAGCTCGCGGGGTTCGTGTTCCGGACCCCGTGCGACGCCGCGGCTGTGGAGCTGATCGGCCACGGCGCCAGGAACGAACGCGTGGCCGCGGCCGGCGCCACGGATCTCCTGGACGGCCCCGCCACCGAGATCAGCCCCGCGGTCCGGGCACTGGACGAGGGGCATCCCGTACACGCGTACACCGGCCGGGGCACGGAAGGGCCCGTGCAGCTCATCTCCGTGCCGCTGATCGGCCGGGGCGAGCTCTACGGACGGCTCCTCGCGGCCCGGGCACACGGCGGCTTCAGCGACCACGAGACGGCGACGCTGCACTTCGCGGCACGGCTCGCGTGCATGCACGTCGGCCACGCCCGGCGCCAGGCGGCGACCGAGAAGATCGCACTCGATCTCCAGCGCGCCCTGGTGGCCGAACCGGGCCGGCCGCACCCGAACCTGGAGGTCGCCAGCCGCTACCTGCCGGTCGGAGCGAGCGCCCTCGTCGGCGGCGACTGGTTCGAGACCGTGCGGCTGCACTTCGGCCGGACCCTGCTGGTGGTAGGAGACGTCATGGGCCACGGCCTGGAAGCCGCCGTCGACATGAACGCCTACCGCTCGCTGCTGCGCGACGTGGCCTCCACCGATCTCGCCCCGCACCGCGTCCTGCGCCAGCTGGACGCGCTGTCCGCCGCGGACGACAGCCGCCGCCCCGCGACCTGCCTCCTCGTCCGCGTCGATCCTGCCCGCGGTACGGCCGTGTACGCGAGCGCCGGGCATCTGCCGCCGGCCGTCTTCACGGGTGACGGCCCGGGCGGGCTGCTGAAGGTCCCCGTCGGCCCTCCGCTGGGCACGGGCATCGGCGGATACGAGGCCGTTGCCCTGCCCATCACGGCCGATCAGACGATCGTTCTCTACACGGACGGCCTGGTCGAGCGCCGCGGCGAGGACATCGACACCTCCCTGGCCCGGCTCGCCGCGCTCCGCATGACCGCCGGAGCGGGAGTCTCGGACGTGGTGGACGCGGTCTGCAGCGGACTCGACGCCCAGCAGGCCGAAGACGACGTCGCCGTTCTCGCCGCCCGCCTCCGCCCCCGGACGTCCCACGGGGCCACCGGCTAG
- a CDS encoding DUF6882 domain-containing protein produces the protein MIMMNRFSDAFLLEAERHAAWGAAQLQALTAYMPQGPWTADLEACRYRQGGLELRVAVLGTYDVQDRSWMWGWANPGLRGGDVVALTGAIERYGRKHGIAEFTEETLDLSGFEDPRRAAETLAFAGMGVAEAPGYLGLPAGPDSLVYFLPDDPQVPRAGLDAVALPRELLTGAGLIGRSARRVVTGYLEYHGLPLREDGDRILADLPGGRVAEIEFDHADRIAAVRLTAV, from the coding sequence ATGATCATGATGAATCGGTTCAGTGACGCGTTCCTCCTGGAGGCAGAACGTCATGCGGCCTGGGGCGCCGCCCAACTCCAGGCGCTCACCGCGTACATGCCGCAGGGGCCCTGGACGGCGGACCTCGAGGCCTGTCGCTACCGGCAGGGCGGTCTTGAGCTGCGGGTCGCCGTGCTGGGCACGTACGACGTGCAGGACCGGTCCTGGATGTGGGGCTGGGCCAACCCAGGACTGCGCGGCGGCGACGTGGTGGCTTTGACCGGCGCGATCGAGCGCTACGGAAGGAAGCACGGGATCGCCGAGTTCACCGAGGAGACCCTCGACCTGTCCGGTTTCGAGGATCCCCGGCGGGCGGCGGAGACGCTGGCCTTCGCGGGCATGGGTGTGGCCGAGGCGCCCGGGTACCTGGGCCTCCCGGCGGGACCGGACAGCCTGGTCTACTTCCTGCCGGACGACCCGCAGGTTCCGAGGGCCGGCCTCGACGCGGTCGCGCTGCCGCGGGAACTCCTGACCGGGGCGGGCCTGATCGGCCGTTCGGCCCGACGGGTGGTCACCGGCTACCTGGAATACCACGGCCTGCCCCTGAGAGAGGACGGCGACCGGATTCTCGCCGATCTTCCCGGTGGCCGTGTGGCGGAGATCGAGTTCGATCACGCGGACCGCATCGCCGCCGTACGCCTGACCGCCGTCTGA
- a CDS encoding DinB family protein, producing MIDEFAKDNLYGRLRRDREALLWKLDGLSEYDARRPLTATGTNLLGLVKHVATVEARYFGEVFDRPSPEPLPRWQDSDGSDLWAAEDETRDQIIGFYRRTWEHSDATINELPLDAPGHVPWWPEPYTDTNLFAVMVHVLGESIRHAGHADILREGLDGRTGLRAEHEKQIDEEARAAYCAKIEQAARSAAPIKA from the coding sequence ATGATCGATGAATTCGCGAAAGACAACCTGTACGGGAGACTGCGGCGGGACCGCGAGGCGCTGCTCTGGAAACTCGACGGCTTGTCCGAATACGACGCCCGCCGGCCTTTGACAGCGACCGGAACCAACCTCCTCGGCCTGGTCAAACACGTGGCCACCGTCGAGGCCAGGTACTTCGGCGAGGTCTTCGACCGCCCTTCCCCGGAACCGCTGCCCCGGTGGCAGGACTCCGACGGCAGCGATCTGTGGGCGGCCGAGGACGAGACCCGCGATCAGATCATCGGGTTCTACCGGCGCACGTGGGAACACTCGGACGCGACGATCAACGAGCTTCCCCTCGACGCCCCCGGCCACGTGCCGTGGTGGCCGGAGCCTTATACCGACACGAACCTGTTCGCCGTCATGGTCCATGTCCTCGGCGAGTCCATCCGCCATGCCGGGCACGCCGATATCCTGCGCGAGGGCCTCGACGGCCGGACCGGGTTGCGCGCCGAACACGAGAAGCAGATCGACGAGGAAGCCCGTGCGGCCTACTGCGCGAAGATCGAGCAGGCCGCCAGGTCGGCCGCACCGATCAAGGCTTAG
- a CDS encoding vWA domain-containing protein, with the protein MSANKIQHKVNHVALVVDCSGSMHQHQSQLIRVVDEFVAGLKAESDSLGHETRISLYSFDHRVENLVWDMDVKHLPSMQGLYKVNNGATALIEASLKSLDDLGHIWEEYGEHSFLQIVVTDGEENASGGDRRHDGDMAILGPWLDKIAAKMGALPGHWTSAILVPNSLAKRTAQNYGFPAGNIAIWDADSQEGVEEAIGTVRAAATSFLRGREKGVRGTKNLFAVGQDISVDDVRANLEPVPADKYRLLKVDTEVGIRAFVDSHPGVAYERGSCYYQLGTRVQVQPDKEVIVVEKDTDRAYTGNAARSLLFGTGIQGTVSVKSGHNPQLEVYVQSRSVNRKLKPKTRLLIML; encoded by the coding sequence ATGTCTGCCAATAAGATCCAGCACAAGGTGAATCACGTCGCGCTGGTAGTGGACTGTTCAGGTTCCATGCATCAGCACCAGAGTCAACTCATCCGTGTCGTGGACGAGTTCGTAGCAGGCCTGAAAGCCGAGTCGGACAGCCTCGGCCATGAGACCCGGATCAGCCTCTACTCCTTCGACCACAGGGTGGAGAACCTGGTCTGGGACATGGACGTGAAGCACCTGCCGTCCATGCAGGGCCTGTACAAGGTGAACAATGGCGCTACGGCCCTCATCGAAGCCTCTCTGAAGTCCCTGGACGACCTGGGTCACATCTGGGAGGAATACGGGGAGCACAGTTTCCTCCAGATCGTGGTGACGGACGGCGAGGAGAACGCCTCCGGCGGCGACAGGCGGCACGACGGGGACATGGCCATCCTCGGCCCCTGGCTCGACAAGATCGCGGCGAAGATGGGTGCGCTCCCGGGCCACTGGACTTCCGCGATCCTCGTTCCGAACTCGCTGGCCAAGCGGACCGCCCAGAACTACGGCTTCCCGGCCGGAAACATCGCCATCTGGGACGCGGACTCCCAGGAGGGTGTCGAGGAGGCGATAGGCACCGTGCGCGCTGCCGCCACCAGCTTCCTGCGGGGCCGCGAGAAGGGCGTGCGCGGTACCAAGAACCTCTTCGCGGTCGGCCAGGACATATCGGTCGACGATGTGCGGGCGAACCTCGAACCGGTCCCGGCCGACAAGTACCGGCTCCTGAAGGTCGATACGGAGGTCGGAATTCGGGCCTTTGTCGATTCTCATCCCGGCGTGGCGTACGAACGCGGGTCGTGCTACTACCAGCTGGGCACCCGGGTTCAGGTTCAGCCCGACAAGGAAGTCATCGTGGTCGAGAAGGACACCGACCGCGCATATACCGGGAATGCGGCACGCAGCCTGCTATTCGGCACGGGCATTCAGGGGACCGTCTCCGTGAAGTCGGGGCACAATCCCCAGTTGGAGGTGTACGTGCAGAGTCGTTCGGTGAACCGGAAGCTCAAGCCGAAGACGCGCCTGCTCATCATGCTCTGA
- a CDS encoding pyridoxamine 5'-phosphate oxidase family protein — protein sequence MQPNEISEILNHPISRELLARDLTRLAYVAKDGTPRAVPIAFAWNGPEIVMCTPKNAPKLPALRHNPAVALTIDT from the coding sequence GTGCAGCCGAACGAGATCAGCGAGATTCTGAACCATCCGATCAGCCGGGAACTCCTGGCCCGCGATCTGACCCGCCTGGCCTACGTCGCCAAGGACGGCACACCCCGGGCCGTTCCGATCGCCTTCGCGTGGAACGGCCCGGAAATCGTGATGTGCACACCGAAGAACGCCCCGAAGCTGCCGGCCCTGCGCCACAACCCTGCGGTCGCCCTGACGATCGACACGTAG
- a CDS encoding flavoprotein, producing the protein MTTKTLYLLCSAAPPVFDVAHVIEDAQTRGWDVCLGLTPTAAHWVSESLDGLAALTGHPVRWQYKFPGEADVWPSADALLFAPATFNTINAWALGLTDRFVVGVAAEAMGKNTPTVAMPCTNTALAAHPQFDTSLATLRSAGVELLYGENGFVPGPAGPDAPPHFPWPAALDAVDRIATVRP; encoded by the coding sequence ATGACCACGAAGACCCTCTACCTGCTCTGTTCAGCCGCCCCGCCCGTCTTCGACGTCGCCCACGTCATCGAAGACGCCCAGACCCGCGGCTGGGACGTATGCCTGGGACTGACCCCCACCGCCGCACACTGGGTCTCGGAAAGCCTGGACGGACTCGCCGCGCTCACCGGCCACCCGGTGCGCTGGCAGTACAAGTTCCCGGGCGAGGCCGACGTATGGCCCTCCGCCGACGCCCTCCTCTTCGCCCCGGCCACGTTCAACACCATCAACGCCTGGGCCCTGGGCCTCACCGACCGCTTCGTCGTCGGCGTCGCCGCCGAAGCCATGGGCAAGAACACCCCCACGGTCGCCATGCCCTGCACCAACACCGCACTCGCCGCCCACCCCCAGTTCGACACCTCCCTGGCCACCCTGCGCAGCGCCGGAGTCGAACTCCTCTACGGGGAGAACGGCTTCGTCCCCGGTCCGGCCGGCCCCGACGCCCCGCCCCACTTCCCCTGGCCGGCGGCCCTGGACGCGGTGGACCGCATCGCCACCGTCCGGCCCTAG
- a CDS encoding DinB family protein, which translates to MIDEQRTRPVLAGDERATLTSVLQWQRDTLMMKCAGLSEEQLRAKAVAPSGLSLLGLVRHLAEVERGWFRNVLGGEDVRGYFPKNEAGERTEFHVEDADVARSFRIWEETCERSRAIVDAAESLDVTGHFGDQAYSLHYILTHMIEEYARHNGHADLLREAIDGTTGE; encoded by the coding sequence GTGATCGACGAGCAGAGGACACGGCCCGTACTGGCGGGCGACGAACGCGCCACCCTGACCAGCGTCCTGCAGTGGCAGCGGGACACCCTGATGATGAAGTGCGCCGGCCTGAGCGAGGAGCAACTGAGGGCGAAGGCGGTGGCCCCGTCGGGGCTGAGCCTGCTGGGGCTGGTGCGTCACCTCGCGGAGGTCGAGCGCGGCTGGTTCCGCAACGTCCTCGGTGGTGAGGACGTACGCGGCTACTTCCCGAAGAACGAGGCCGGGGAACGGACGGAGTTCCACGTCGAGGACGCGGACGTGGCCCGGTCGTTCAGGATCTGGGAAGAGACCTGCGAGCGGTCGCGGGCGATCGTGGACGCCGCCGAGTCCCTGGATGTGACGGGGCACTTCGGCGACCAGGCCTACTCGCTGCACTACATCCTGACCCACATGATCGAGGAGTACGCCCGCCACAACGGGCATGCGGACCTGCTGCGCGAGGCGATCGACGGGACGACGGGGGAGTAG
- a CDS encoding epoxide hydrolase family protein produces the protein MSDLGEGLRGFRLDVGQGELDDLGERLGRVRWPDELPGAGWAYGIPLERVRELVAYWRDGYDWRAAQARLNEWPQFTTVIDGARVHCAHLRSPEPDATPLLMTHGWPGSFVEFQRVAGPLTDPRAHGGDPADAFHLVLPSIPGFGLSGPTTEAGWEFKRVARAFGVLMERLGYGSYGVQGGDWGAAISRELGRIHPDRVIGVHLNLLPGGGATAEPRPEELAALPAAERERTMASWERYQTWARERQGYADIQATRPQTLAYALNDSPVGLLAWIAEKFDEWSDPGCPVDRDQLLTNVMLYWLTGTAGSAARIYYERAHADYAGQPPEVSHTPTALADFPRDNFIPLRHVAARTDTIVRWTSYDRGGHFPAMEVPELLVGDVRAFFQQLRQLRQLRQDG, from the coding sequence ATGAGTGATCTTGGCGAAGGGCTGCGCGGGTTCCGACTCGATGTGGGACAGGGAGAGCTGGACGACCTCGGCGAGCGGCTGGGGCGGGTGCGGTGGCCGGACGAGCTGCCCGGGGCGGGGTGGGCGTACGGGATTCCGCTCGAGCGGGTGCGGGAGCTCGTCGCGTACTGGCGCGACGGGTACGACTGGCGGGCGGCGCAGGCGCGGCTGAACGAGTGGCCGCAGTTCACCACGGTCATCGACGGGGCACGGGTGCATTGCGCGCACCTGCGCTCGCCCGAGCCGGACGCGACGCCGTTGCTGATGACCCACGGCTGGCCGGGGTCGTTCGTCGAGTTCCAGCGGGTGGCCGGTCCGTTGACCGATCCGCGGGCGCACGGCGGGGACCCGGCCGACGCCTTCCACCTCGTGCTGCCGAGCATCCCCGGGTTCGGCCTCTCGGGGCCGACGACCGAGGCGGGCTGGGAGTTCAAGCGGGTGGCGCGGGCCTTCGGCGTGCTGATGGAACGGCTGGGGTACGGGTCCTACGGGGTGCAGGGCGGCGACTGGGGAGCCGCGATCTCGCGGGAGCTCGGGCGCATCCATCCGGACCGTGTGATCGGGGTGCACCTGAACCTGCTGCCCGGGGGCGGCGCCACCGCCGAGCCTCGGCCCGAAGAGCTGGCCGCGCTTCCTGCCGCCGAGCGGGAGCGGACCATGGCTTCCTGGGAGCGGTACCAGACCTGGGCGCGTGAGCGGCAGGGGTACGCCGACATCCAGGCGACCCGGCCGCAGACCCTCGCGTACGCGCTGAACGATTCACCGGTCGGGCTGCTCGCCTGGATCGCCGAGAAGTTCGACGAGTGGAGCGATCCCGGCTGCCCGGTCGACCGGGACCAGCTGCTCACCAACGTGATGCTGTACTGGCTGACCGGTACGGCCGGCAGCGCTGCCCGGATCTACTACGAGCGGGCCCACGCCGACTATGCCGGGCAGCCGCCCGAGGTGTCGCACACCCCGACCGCACTCGCCGACTTCCCCCGGGACAACTTCATCCCGCTGCGGCACGTCGCCGCGCGCACCGACACCATCGTGCGCTGGACCTCGTACGACCGGGGCGGCCACTTCCCCGCGATGGAGGTACCCGAGCTGCTGGTGGGAGATGTACGCGCCTTCTTCCAGCAACTCCGACAACTCCGACAACTCCGGCAGGACGGCTGA
- a CDS encoding ScbR family autoregulator-binding transcription factor, producing the protein MARARQERAEITRQAILDGAATAFDLGGFEGTSLSDVVKHAGVTKGALYFHFPSKEALARTLMNEQFQVAEHVPTIENPGLQTVIDLTHQMAHGLRTNVRIRAAIRLVVEFGSFTHPDPTPYDTWIATCRGCLTPAQQSGDIHAALDVRALSALLVASFTGIQVTSYVRTRREDLHARVTDLWNFLLPTIVPPQRIARFHPTGTPRPGTSLPASPPPTD; encoded by the coding sequence GTGGCGAGGGCCAGACAGGAACGGGCCGAGATCACCCGCCAAGCCATTCTCGACGGCGCGGCCACGGCCTTCGACCTCGGCGGCTTCGAAGGCACCAGCCTCAGTGACGTCGTCAAGCACGCCGGAGTCACCAAAGGCGCCCTGTACTTCCACTTCCCGTCCAAGGAAGCCCTCGCCCGCACCCTGATGAACGAGCAGTTCCAGGTCGCCGAGCACGTCCCCACCATCGAGAACCCGGGCCTGCAGACCGTCATCGACCTCACCCACCAGATGGCGCACGGGTTGCGCACCAACGTCCGCATCCGCGCCGCCATCCGCCTGGTCGTCGAGTTCGGCTCCTTCACCCACCCCGACCCCACCCCCTACGACACCTGGATCGCCACCTGCCGCGGGTGCCTGACACCGGCTCAGCAAAGCGGCGACATACACGCCGCGCTCGACGTCCGGGCCCTCTCCGCCCTCCTCGTCGCATCCTTCACCGGCATCCAGGTCACCTCGTACGTCCGCACCCGCCGCGAAGACCTGCACGCGCGCGTCACCGATCTGTGGAATTTCCTCCTCCCCACCATCGTCCCCCCACAACGCATCGCCCGCTTCCACCCCACCGGCACTCCCCGGCCCGGCACTTCCCTGCCCGCCTCACCGCCCCCCACCGACTGA